Proteins encoded in a region of the Longimicrobiales bacterium genome:
- a CDS encoding F0F1 ATP synthase subunit epsilon, producing MADRLKVAIINPESTVYEGEADMVVAPAWDGEVGVLRGHAPMLVLLGAGEMRIKSAGGEQRFHVEGGFMQVADDVVTVLSESASSTA from the coding sequence ATGGCCGATCGCCTGAAGGTCGCGATCATCAACCCGGAGAGCACCGTCTACGAGGGCGAAGCCGACATGGTAGTCGCGCCCGCGTGGGATGGCGAGGTCGGTGTGCTGCGCGGTCACGCACCGATGCTCGTCCTGCTCGGTGCGGGCGAGATGCGCATAAAAAGTGCCGGCGGTGAGCAGCGTTTTCATGTCGAAGGTGGCTTCATGCAGGTCGCCGACGACGTGGTCACAGTGCTGAGCGAGAGCGCTTCCAGCACGGCGTGA